Proteins encoded by one window of Geitlerinema sp. PCC 9228:
- a CDS encoding DUF1816 domain-containing protein — MSDLKPKQLTFWVKIFTESPQYLYYFGPFVSVQEAQIHQGGYVEDLQGEGAHIQMLEIVASLQPVGEDWPTFSMNQAYTA; from the coding sequence ATGTCTGACCTGAAGCCGAAACAGTTGACCTTTTGGGTAAAGATTTTTACCGAAAGCCCGCAGTATCTCTACTACTTTGGTCCCTTTGTTAGCGTTCAGGAGGCACAAATCCATCAAGGTGGCTATGTGGAAGATTTGCAGGGAGAAGGAGCACATATCCAAATGCTAGAAATCGTGGCTTCCTTACAACCTGTCGGTGAAGACTGGCCAACATTTTCCATGAACCAGGCATACACCGCATAA